ATCCTCATGCATATAGAGGATGTGAGGGATTCGCATGCAAAATGATCCGATTGCTCAAGTATTAGATGATCTGCTCAAGTTTGATGATATTTTAGCGTGTATGGTTGCCAGGAGGAATATGATTAGTGTTGAGCCGACGGGTGGTACAGGTAGTTTTAAACCCGAGGTGTATGAGATATGGGATCTTATTAAACGTGCTATGGATGATGTCTTTGGTGTAATTGCTGCGTATTCTCAGATTGGTCTTGGTGAGATGGAGTTTCGGCTGCAGGATTATGAGGTTTTGTTCTACGTGTTTCCTGATACGGAGAACGCACTGGTTGCGATTGTTCCTGCGCTTGCAAATAAGGGTTTGCTTGAGGTTGAATTGGAGAATGCCCGTCGGGCGATATTGAAGATAATGAATCCTTCTATAGGGGTAGTAAAAAGTGTATGAGGTCTTGTTTTGTGAGTGAGTGATGATGGTTGAAACAGAAGTAATGGTTGAAGATGGAACAGTCTTGCTTGAGAAAAAGCAGGATGTGGAACAATCTTCGAAAGAGGTTGGTCGTCGTTCGGATTCTGAGTTTGAAGCTTGTGTGGGTTTGAGCAGGAAATGGGATGCTCGTGAGGCTGGTCGTGAGGTTGCACAGACAGCGATAAAAGGTCTCAGTCGTCCTCCTGATTTCTTCTTGTTGTTTTCTACGATTCATTATGAGAAACATGGTGGGTTTCAAGAGTTTCTCAATGGTGTGTGGGAGGTGCTGCCAGAAGGAACACCGTTGATTGGAGGTACTGTTGTAGGATTTACTATCCCACAAGGTTGTTACATGCGAGGTGCTGTTTCCTTAGCAGTTTCATATCAAAATATGGATGTTGCAATTGGAATTGGACATAACACCAAGAGGAATCCAAAAAAAGCAGCTGAAGAATGTATATCATCTATAAAAAAGGAACTGCATGATTCAAATTATCCCTCTAAATTTCTGTACTGTTTCATATCATCTAGTCTAGTAATGGAGATACCATTTGTAGGTAGAAAAAAGATACTTAAGAACAAGGCGGTAGGCAGTGCAATTACCTCATTACTAAATTTTACTCATTATTTCCAAAAGGGCTTAGGCAGAGAAGATGAAGTTTTAAATAGAATAGTTAAAGATTTTCCGGATTACAGCATCATCGGTGGCTCTTCTTTTGACAACATGGATTTTATAACAAATTACCAATTTTATAATAATGAATGTACTACCAATTCCGTCGTTGTTTTATCTATCAATACTGATATGAAAG
The Candidatus Thermoplasmatota archaeon DNA segment above includes these coding regions:
- a CDS encoding FIST N-terminal domain-containing protein, with product MMVETEVMVEDGTVLLEKKQDVEQSSKEVGRRSDSEFEACVGLSRKWDAREAGREVAQTAIKGLSRPPDFFLLFSTIHYEKHGGFQEFLNGVWEVLPEGTPLIGGTVVGFTIPQGCYMRGAVSLAVSYQNMDVAIGIGHNTKRNPKKAAEECISSIKKELHDSNYPSKFLYCFISSSLVMEIPFVGRKKILKNKAVGSAITSLLNFTHYFQKGLGREDEVLNRIVKDFPDYSIIGGSSFDNMDFITNYQFYNNECTTNSVVVLSINTDMKVCTVFDHGMKKTNKTLNVTKLDKTKHVIKEINYKPAVEEFLRILDWPVDFLDEKKVYTTVPYYPLGFDKGKYVVPAVTPYFYGNCILTSYPVVDKNIFILTGSGKTMIDSLKNSLEKSTVTEPKLGIFSECATRVFSLGSNVYKEQQYLKSFFGDIPFLVLHMGGECSYTSDKIEIYGNELICSSLFS